Proteins encoded together in one Streptomyces sp. TLI_171 window:
- the prfA gene encoding peptide chain release factor 1, translating to MFEAVEELLVEHADLETRLADPSVHADQANARKLAKRYAELTPITRTYRAWKQAGEDIVAARELAAEDPEFIAEVKDSEARREELTEELRLLLVPRDPNDDKDVILEVKAGEGGEESALFAGDLLRMYLRYAERLGWKTEIIDANESDLGGYKDVSVAVKTRGNPEPGHGVWAQLKYEGGVHRVQRVPATESQGRIHTSAAGVLVTPEAEEVEVEIHANDLRIDVYRSSGPGGQSVNTTDSAVRITHLPTGIVASCQNEKSQLQNKEQAMRILRSRLLAAAQEEAEREASDARRSQVRTVDRSERIRTYNFPENRISDHRTGFKSYNLDQVLDGELNAVIQSCVDADAAAKLAAAQEN from the coding sequence ATGTTCGAGGCAGTCGAAGAGCTCCTCGTCGAGCACGCCGACCTCGAGACGAGGCTGGCCGACCCGTCCGTGCACGCCGACCAGGCGAACGCGCGCAAGCTGGCCAAGCGGTACGCCGAGCTGACCCCGATCACCCGCACCTACCGGGCCTGGAAGCAGGCCGGCGAGGACATCGTCGCCGCGCGCGAACTCGCCGCGGAGGACCCGGAGTTCATCGCCGAGGTGAAGGACTCCGAGGCGCGCAGGGAGGAGCTCACCGAGGAGCTCCGGCTGCTGCTGGTGCCGCGCGACCCCAACGACGACAAGGACGTCATCCTGGAGGTCAAGGCGGGCGAGGGCGGCGAGGAGTCGGCGCTGTTCGCCGGCGACCTGCTGCGGATGTACCTGCGCTACGCGGAGCGGCTCGGCTGGAAGACTGAGATCATCGACGCCAACGAGTCCGACCTGGGCGGCTACAAGGACGTCTCGGTGGCGGTGAAGACCAGGGGCAACCCGGAGCCCGGCCACGGCGTCTGGGCGCAGCTGAAGTACGAGGGCGGCGTGCACCGCGTGCAGCGGGTGCCCGCGACCGAGTCGCAGGGCCGCATCCACACCTCCGCCGCGGGCGTGCTGGTCACCCCGGAGGCCGAGGAGGTCGAGGTGGAGATCCACGCCAACGACCTGCGGATCGACGTCTACCGGTCCTCCGGCCCCGGCGGGCAGTCGGTCAACACCACCGACTCCGCGGTCCGGATCACCCACCTGCCGACCGGTATCGTGGCGTCCTGCCAGAACGAGAAGAGCCAGCTGCAGAACAAGGAGCAGGCGATGCGCATCCTGCGTTCGCGGCTGCTGGCCGCCGCGCAGGAGGAGGCCGAGCGGGAGGCGTCCGACGCCCGCCGCAGCCAGGTGCGCACCGTGGACCGCTCCGAGCGGATCCGGACGTACAACTTCCCGGAGAACCGCATCTCCGACCACCGCACCGGGTTCAAGTCGTACAACCTGGACCAGGTGCTGGACGGCGAGCTGAACGCGGTGATCCAGTCCTGTGTGGACGCCGACGCCGCGGCCAAGCTGGCCGCCGCGCAGGAGAACTGA
- a CDS encoding L-threonylcarbamoyladenylate synthase gives MSRRYDCSDAQDRASGLREAATAIRRGELLVVPTDTLYGLAADAFSPEAVGALLAAKGRGRNMPSPVLVGSPTTLHGLVTDFSEQAWELVDAFWPGGLTLVARHQPSLRWDLGETRGTVAVRMPLHPVALELLNATGPLAVSSANKTGGPSPSTCDEAEAQLGDAVSIYLDGGTADHAKASTIVDVTGKVPVVLRAGAISVEQLREVAPDVEAGS, from the coding sequence ATGAGCCGCCGATACGACTGCTCCGACGCCCAGGACCGCGCCAGCGGGCTGCGTGAGGCCGCCACCGCGATCCGCCGCGGGGAGCTGCTGGTGGTGCCGACCGACACGCTGTACGGCCTCGCCGCGGACGCCTTCTCGCCGGAAGCGGTCGGCGCCCTGCTGGCGGCCAAGGGCCGCGGCCGCAACATGCCCTCGCCGGTGCTGGTCGGCTCGCCGACCACGCTGCACGGCCTGGTCACCGACTTCTCCGAGCAGGCCTGGGAGCTGGTGGACGCGTTCTGGCCGGGCGGCCTGACCCTGGTGGCCCGTCACCAGCCCTCGCTGCGCTGGGACCTGGGCGAGACCCGCGGCACCGTCGCGGTCCGGATGCCGCTGCACCCGGTCGCCCTGGAGCTGCTGAACGCCACCGGCCCGCTCGCGGTGTCCTCGGCGAACAAGACCGGCGGCCCGTCCCCGTCGACCTGCGACGAGGCCGAGGCGCAGCTCGGGGACGCGGTGTCGATCTACCTCGACGGCGGGACGGCGGACCACGCGAAGGCCTCCACCATCGTCGACGTCACCGGCAAGGTGCCGGTGGTGCTGCGGGCGGGCGCGATCAGCGTCGAGCAGCTGAGGGAGGTCGCTCCTGACGTGGAGGCCGGCAGTTGA
- a CDS encoding protein-tyrosine-phosphatase, translating into MAPFPASGPLPLDTFRILFVCTGNICRSPIAERLARLELDSRLGARIGGRIVVESAGTWGHEGAPMEAHAATVLGEYGADSAGFAGRELLDEHVIDADLVLTATLDHRAQVISMGHAAGLRTFTLKEFTRLVQRVDPRTLPDPREGARLTERARALVRAAAALRGWLLAAAPESDELRDPYGAPIGMFRNCGEEIFDALDPVVTALTGVGR; encoded by the coding sequence CTGGCGCCGTTCCCGGCGTCCGGGCCGCTCCCGCTGGACACCTTCCGCATCCTGTTCGTCTGCACCGGCAACATCTGCCGCTCGCCGATCGCCGAGCGGCTGGCCCGGCTGGAGCTGGACTCCCGGCTGGGCGCCCGGATCGGCGGCCGGATCGTGGTGGAGAGCGCCGGCACCTGGGGCCACGAGGGCGCCCCGATGGAGGCGCACGCGGCGACGGTGCTCGGTGAGTACGGCGCGGACAGCGCCGGCTTCGCCGGGCGGGAGCTGCTGGACGAGCACGTGATCGACGCCGACCTGGTGCTGACCGCGACCCTGGACCACCGGGCGCAGGTCATCTCGATGGGGCACGCGGCGGGTCTGCGCACCTTCACGCTCAAGGAGTTCACCCGGCTGGTGCAAAGGGTTGACCCGCGGACCCTGCCGGACCCCAGGGAGGGCGCGCGGCTGACCGAACGCGCCCGCGCACTGGTCCGGGCGGCCGCCGCCCTGCGGGGCTGGCTGCTGGCCGCCGCGCCCGAATCGGACGAGCTGAGGGACCCGTACGGGGCGCCGATCGGCATGTTCCGGAACTGCGGCGAGGAGATATTCGACGCGCTGGACCCGGTGGTGACCGCCCTGACCGGTGTGGGCCGGTGA
- the prmC gene encoding peptide chain release factor N(5)-glutamine methyltransferase, translating to MNLLLAEVAQATQRLAAAGVPSPRFDAEELAAYIHGVKRSQLHTVPDGDFDARYWEAISRREQREPLQHITGRAFFRYLELEVGPGVFVPRPETESVVEWAIDAVRAMDVAEPLVVDLCTGSGAIALALAQELPRSTVHAFELDEGALRYTRRNVEASPDRARVHLHQGDATRAFAEERAWDGRFDLVISNPPYIPLTEWEYVAPEARDHDPQMSLFSGEDGLDTIRGIERVAARLLRPGGAVVIEHADTQGGQVPWIFREESGWTDAADHRDLNNRPRFTTARRASL from the coding sequence ATGAACCTGCTGCTCGCCGAGGTGGCCCAGGCCACCCAGCGCCTCGCCGCGGCCGGCGTGCCCTCGCCGCGCTTCGACGCGGAGGAGCTGGCGGCGTACATCCACGGCGTGAAGCGCAGCCAGCTGCACACCGTGCCGGACGGCGACTTCGACGCCCGGTACTGGGAGGCGATCTCCCGCCGCGAGCAGCGTGAGCCGCTGCAGCACATCACCGGGCGGGCGTTCTTCCGCTACCTCGAACTCGAGGTCGGCCCCGGGGTGTTCGTGCCCCGGCCGGAGACCGAGTCGGTGGTCGAGTGGGCGATAGACGCGGTCCGGGCGATGGACGTGGCGGAGCCGCTGGTGGTCGACCTGTGCACCGGCTCCGGGGCGATCGCGCTGGCCCTCGCGCAGGAGCTGCCGCGCTCCACCGTGCACGCCTTCGAGCTGGACGAGGGCGCGCTGCGCTACACCCGCCGCAACGTCGAGGCCAGCCCCGACCGGGCCCGGGTGCACCTGCACCAGGGCGACGCCACCCGGGCGTTCGCCGAGGAGCGGGCCTGGGACGGCCGCTTCGACCTGGTGATCAGCAACCCGCCGTACATCCCGCTCACCGAGTGGGAGTACGTCGCGCCCGAGGCCCGCGACCACGACCCGCAGATGTCGCTGTTCTCCGGCGAGGACGGGCTGGACACCATCCGCGGCATCGAGCGGGTCGCCGCCCGGCTGCTGCGGCCCGGCGGCGCGGTGGTGATCGAGCACGCGGACACCCAGGGCGGGCAGGTCCCGTGGATCTTCCGCGAGGAGAGCGGCTGGACGGACGCCGCCGACCACCGGGACCTCAACAACCGACCGCGCTTCACCACGGCCCGACGGGCTTCGCTGTGA